The following are encoded in a window of Rubellicoccus peritrichatus genomic DNA:
- a CDS encoding LacI family DNA-binding transcriptional regulator produces the protein MVKLIDIAERLNLSRMTVSSVLNNRYRALGISEATAERVIETAKDMGYRRNQLAMAVKTGKTFTLGIIIGDEHIVDWIGEMLKGAFDAVRETDYSVKVDVVPNSEDVMSPLSSFLGHRVEGILGINLQPPQKTAMKFRQETEKYGLPLICSNSHPDLSACEVEPDHEGGAILAMKHLAELGHKKIAYIGGDSRSEAGIRRKQGFLKSLEELHLGLQPGHILECEWKIPKAEAGAEQLLKNPKTAPTAILCGNDEMAVAAIRRARKMGYRVPDDISVIGFSNEPLSILSDPPLTVIDMHHEQVGKKSFELLIESVDKKTNKKEGHPLTGMTILPTTLVQRESTAPPKKK, from the coding sequence ATGGTTAAGTTAATCGATATCGCTGAGCGTTTGAATTTATCGCGGATGACAGTCTCCTCTGTCCTCAATAATCGCTATCGGGCACTGGGCATATCGGAGGCAACTGCCGAGCGGGTAATAGAAACCGCAAAGGATATGGGCTATCGCCGTAATCAGCTCGCGATGGCTGTGAAGACCGGGAAGACCTTTACCCTCGGAATCATTATTGGGGATGAGCATATCGTCGATTGGATCGGCGAAATGCTGAAAGGCGCTTTTGATGCTGTGCGGGAAACCGATTACAGCGTGAAAGTCGATGTCGTGCCAAATTCTGAAGACGTAATGTCTCCACTCAGCAGTTTTTTAGGCCATCGGGTTGAGGGCATCCTAGGCATCAATTTGCAACCGCCCCAGAAGACCGCGATGAAATTTCGTCAGGAAACGGAGAAATATGGCCTTCCCTTGATCTGCTCCAATAGCCATCCTGATCTGAGTGCCTGTGAGGTGGAGCCTGATCATGAAGGAGGCGCAATACTTGCCATGAAACACCTGGCCGAGCTTGGTCATAAAAAGATTGCCTATATTGGAGGTGACTCCCGCAGCGAGGCTGGCATTCGACGCAAACAAGGTTTTTTAAAGAGCTTGGAAGAATTACACCTCGGCTTACAGCCTGGGCACATTCTTGAATGTGAATGGAAAATCCCCAAAGCGGAAGCCGGTGCAGAACAGCTTTTAAAGAACCCAAAGACCGCCCCAACTGCAATTCTTTGTGGAAATGATGAAATGGCTGTGGCCGCTATTCGCCGTGCACGCAAGATGGGCTATAGGGTTCCTGATGATATATCGGTCATCGGTTTTTCCAATGAGCCGCTTTCCATCCTCAGCGATCCGCCCCTTACGGTTATCGATATGCACCATGAACAGGTCGGAAAGAAATCCTTTGAACTACTGATCGAATCCGTTGATAAGAAGACGAATAAAAAGGAAGGTCATCCACTAACCGGTATGACAATTCTTCCCACGACACTGGTCCAGCGCGAATCAACTGCTCCTCCCAAAAAGAAGTAA
- a CDS encoding sulfatase-like hydrolase/transferase produces the protein MKTFVILYCTIVLANGLYAMKQEQTIPTDKPNIIFILTDDQRADTVGFMGNEIVRTPNLDRLAADGHVFEQAFVTSAICTPSRACYMLGQYERKHGINFNSGTSMSPEAWAKSYPVLLRENGYFTGYVGKNHLPIGEKGYFTGLMEDSFDYWYAGHHHIGFYPKDKHEIFDNAKVDTQAEVMTESVLAFLDPESNEAFIDNAVQFLERRPDGQPFCLSIALNLPHGFSMERMEMRESDDELYKTAYRDQKDSLPLPPTYIAREDIKKPKLPADVLLTQLRQNGYNYVDKPEGVRERNVREYQAITGIDRMIGKLRQQLEDLGIADNTVIIITSDHGIFNGEHGLGGKSLCYETCLKVPFVMYDPRLADEQQGKRMRQLVLSVDVAPTILSLAGIEVPNTMQGSDINPLLRDDSQEWRQYAFGENLWSNIFGNPRCETVRSDEFRYIRYFKNDNLDLRARTPKDKFYQVSPEMRENYNASLTASIKGEAPVYEELYHISSDPYEVENLVNDPAYAKVLAEMRLQCQQLVTEAKGDVEAPPSTIVTDHKWHRTAYRNN, from the coding sequence ATGAAGACATTTGTAATTTTATACTGCACGATAGTTCTGGCAAACGGACTGTATGCAATGAAGCAGGAACAAACGATCCCCACCGACAAACCGAACATCATTTTTATCCTCACGGATGATCAACGTGCGGATACAGTGGGGTTCATGGGAAATGAAATTGTCCGGACGCCGAACCTGGATCGACTCGCAGCCGATGGACATGTCTTCGAACAAGCCTTTGTCACTTCGGCAATATGCACTCCAAGCCGAGCCTGCTACATGCTTGGTCAGTATGAACGCAAACACGGCATCAACTTCAACTCCGGAACGTCCATGTCACCGGAAGCCTGGGCAAAGTCCTATCCGGTCTTACTACGTGAGAATGGTTACTTCACTGGTTATGTTGGAAAGAACCACTTGCCGATTGGTGAAAAAGGCTACTTCACTGGCCTGATGGAAGATAGTTTCGACTATTGGTATGCCGGGCACCACCACATCGGCTTTTATCCAAAAGATAAGCACGAGATCTTTGACAATGCCAAGGTCGATACGCAAGCGGAAGTAATGACTGAAAGTGTCCTCGCCTTTCTTGATCCGGAATCGAACGAGGCTTTTATCGATAATGCAGTTCAATTCCTTGAACGCCGTCCTGATGGCCAACCTTTCTGCCTATCAATCGCATTGAATCTACCCCATGGCTTCAGCATGGAAAGAATGGAGATGCGCGAAAGTGATGACGAACTCTATAAAACCGCATATCGGGATCAAAAGGATAGCTTGCCATTACCTCCGACTTACATCGCACGTGAGGATATTAAAAAACCCAAGTTACCCGCGGATGTTTTGCTGACGCAACTGCGCCAAAATGGTTACAACTATGTTGATAAACCTGAAGGGGTTCGTGAACGAAATGTACGCGAGTATCAAGCCATCACCGGTATCGACCGCATGATCGGTAAACTGCGCCAGCAACTCGAGGATCTCGGCATTGCTGACAATACTGTGATCATTATAACCTCGGACCACGGCATCTTCAATGGCGAACATGGTCTCGGCGGTAAATCATTATGCTATGAAACCTGCTTGAAAGTTCCCTTCGTGATGTATGACCCACGCCTGGCAGATGAGCAGCAAGGCAAACGGATGAGGCAGTTGGTTTTATCAGTCGATGTTGCACCGACGATTCTAAGCCTCGCAGGTATAGAAGTCCCCAATACAATGCAAGGCTCAGACATCAACCCACTCTTGCGTGACGATAGTCAAGAGTGGCGCCAATACGCCTTTGGCGAAAACCTCTGGTCCAATATTTTTGGTAATCCACGCTGCGAAACCGTCCGCTCTGATGAGTTCCGTTACATCCGTTATTTCAAAAACGACAACCTCGATCTAAGGGCGCGCACTCCCAAAGATAAGTTCTACCAAGTGAGTCCGGAAATGCGGGAGAATTATAACGCAAGCCTTACCGCTTCAATAAAAGGAGAAGCTCCAGTTTACGAAGAACTCTATCACATTTCAAGCGATCCTTACGAAGTTGAAAACCTCGTCAACGACCCGGCATATGCCAAAGTACTGGCCGAAATGCGGCTACAGTGTCAACAACTCGTCACTGAAGCCAAAGGCGACGTCGAAGCACCTCCATCGACAATTGTTACTGATCACAAGTGGCATCGGACGGCCTACCGCAACAACTAA
- a CDS encoding arylsulfatase — protein MTAAGTAFLIGITTFVLFNIGMANSTTTNKQPNIVIVITDDQGYGDLGCEGNPILKTPNIDAFHEQAVRLTDFHVGPTCAPTRAGLLTGLHSGSVGVWHTIGGRSIVREKALMLPQALKNAGYRTGLFGKWHLGDNYPYRPQDRGFEEVITHGGGGIGQQPDHWGNDYFDDVYEVNGEPKQFEGYCTDVWFNQALDFIEENKDEPFFCYLAPNAPHGPYNVPAKYFEEYEGSIEDYVARFYGMITNIDDNFARLRTRLAELGLEENTILIFMTDNGSSCSLTDKEGFPRDGFNAGLRGGKGSAYDGGHRVPVYIRWPKGDIGGGHDVSELSAHIDMMPTLLDLCDIELTDNMDFHGKSLEPLLKDPDADWGERSVITESQRVLTPIKWRQSCVMTNRWRLIEGKELYDMSTDKGQRHDVSNDHPEVVEKLRKDYEDWWDLVYLDADDPIPFPLGAKDGPGEVRLNCMDWRYPEAQDDVPWHQGQIREGVPMIGYWEIDVKDSGRYRFELRRWPREADYETGHGFEGNDIEWNEVETDPWYRNWYKDGTALAIDTATLQVGDQTQVVPVDLQASSTIIEMDLPEGLNSLSATFNGADDLELGAYYVYVNKVEAGSS, from the coding sequence ATGACCGCGGCCGGAACAGCTTTTCTTATCGGCATCACTACATTTGTATTATTCAATATTGGAATGGCCAATTCGACTACGACAAACAAGCAACCAAACATCGTCATTGTCATTACCGATGACCAAGGCTACGGCGACCTGGGCTGCGAAGGAAACCCGATTCTCAAGACCCCAAACATTGATGCATTTCACGAACAGGCAGTGCGCCTGACCGACTTCCATGTCGGACCCACATGCGCACCGACTCGTGCTGGTTTATTAACGGGTCTTCATTCCGGCAGTGTCGGAGTCTGGCATACAATTGGCGGAAGATCCATCGTCCGAGAAAAAGCCCTGATGCTTCCGCAAGCATTGAAAAACGCCGGTTATCGTACGGGGCTTTTTGGCAAATGGCATTTAGGGGATAATTATCCTTATCGTCCACAGGATCGTGGTTTTGAGGAAGTCATCACACATGGAGGTGGCGGTATTGGTCAACAACCGGACCATTGGGGCAATGATTACTTCGATGATGTCTATGAGGTCAATGGTGAGCCCAAGCAGTTCGAAGGCTATTGCACGGACGTCTGGTTTAATCAGGCACTTGACTTTATTGAAGAAAACAAGGACGAACCGTTCTTCTGTTATCTCGCCCCCAATGCACCGCACGGCCCCTACAATGTTCCAGCCAAATACTTTGAGGAATACGAGGGCTCGATTGAAGATTACGTAGCTCGGTTCTATGGAATGATTACGAACATCGATGATAACTTTGCCCGACTGCGCACCCGACTGGCTGAGTTGGGACTCGAAGAAAACACTATCCTCATCTTCATGACTGATAACGGGTCCAGTTGCTCGCTGACGGACAAGGAAGGGTTCCCGCGTGACGGCTTTAATGCTGGTCTGCGTGGAGGCAAAGGCAGTGCCTACGATGGCGGACATCGTGTGCCCGTTTACATTCGATGGCCGAAAGGTGATATTGGTGGCGGTCATGATGTATCCGAGCTAAGTGCGCACATCGATATGATGCCCACTCTACTTGATCTGTGCGATATCGAGCTGACCGACAACATGGACTTTCATGGCAAAAGCCTTGAACCATTACTCAAAGATCCGGATGCAGATTGGGGTGAGCGATCTGTGATAACCGAATCGCAACGCGTCCTTACACCCATCAAATGGCGTCAAAGCTGTGTCATGACAAATCGCTGGCGCCTAATCGAAGGAAAAGAACTCTATGACATGTCTACCGACAAGGGCCAAAGGCATGATGTTTCCAATGATCATCCGGAGGTCGTTGAGAAATTGCGCAAAGATTATGAGGACTGGTGGGATCTGGTATATCTTGATGCTGATGATCCGATCCCCTTCCCACTTGGAGCCAAAGACGGACCTGGTGAAGTACGCCTTAACTGCATGGATTGGCGCTATCCTGAAGCCCAGGATGATGTGCCATGGCATCAGGGACAAATTCGCGAAGGCGTTCCCATGATCGGCTATTGGGAGATCGACGTCAAAGACAGTGGCCGCTATCGCTTCGAACTTCGACGCTGGCCAAGGGAAGCTGACTACGAAACAGGCCATGGTTTCGAAGGGAACGACATTGAGTGGAATGAAGTAGAAACCGACCCCTGGTATCGCAATTGGTATAAAGACGGAACCGCTCTGGCAATCGATACCGCAACCCTTCAAGTAGGAGATCAAACACAAGTCGTGCCAGTTGACCTTCAAGCAAGTTCCACCATTATCGAAATGGACTTACCCGAAGGCCTGAATTCACTCTCCGCGACCTTTAATGGAGCCGACGATTTAGAACTGGGTGCCTACTATGTCTACGTAAACAAAGTAGAGGCCGGGAGCTCGTAA
- a CDS encoding helix-turn-helix domain-containing protein, producing the protein MPLQKTLQPLAVHMPSYGIHILESHHSQGFKMDWLNHSFSKIIFIISGSGTLLTRKKNYRLNKECLVYIPPHMPHKIEDARRDPLCLYALCIDWKIFTSRNSMRQLQAFALIANIPVKALFERPLRQILFEQTSCFEGHELMISSLTQRVMCNIVRYRQSAPNPSTREHSSSRQRVVQVWEDLKRNFYAEQQLDEAAKQAGLSKRHFIQIFKEVTGDTWLNQVRRLRLNYAAHLLKETDRTITAICFECGFHDLSNFYRAFKTHFGQPPVVFRTESREKCKRSEILTNK; encoded by the coding sequence ATGCCCCTTCAAAAAACACTTCAACCGCTCGCGGTTCATATGCCAAGCTATGGCATTCATATTCTTGAGAGTCACCACAGTCAGGGCTTTAAAATGGATTGGCTGAACCATTCCTTCTCTAAGATTATCTTTATTATCAGTGGCTCAGGCACTCTCCTTACTCGAAAAAAGAACTATCGACTCAACAAAGAATGCCTCGTTTACATCCCGCCTCATATGCCTCACAAAATAGAAGATGCCAGAAGGGACCCCCTGTGCCTGTATGCGCTTTGTATTGACTGGAAGATATTTACATCAAGGAACAGCATGAGACAGCTGCAAGCGTTCGCCTTAATTGCAAATATCCCAGTGAAGGCACTTTTCGAGAGGCCACTCAGGCAGATTCTCTTTGAACAAACTTCCTGTTTTGAAGGTCACGAACTCATGATTTCAAGCCTGACTCAAAGAGTGATGTGCAACATCGTTCGCTATCGTCAAAGTGCACCCAATCCATCAACGAGGGAACATTCATCGAGCAGGCAAAGGGTCGTTCAAGTATGGGAAGACCTAAAGCGGAATTTCTACGCAGAACAACAACTTGATGAAGCAGCCAAACAGGCTGGCTTGAGTAAACGGCACTTCATACAAATATTCAAAGAAGTAACGGGAGATACCTGGCTCAATCAAGTCAGACGGCTCCGTCTCAACTACGCCGCCCATCTCCTGAAAGAAACAGACCGCACGATCACTGCCATTTGTTTCGAGTGCGGGTTTCACGATCTTTCCAATTTCTACCGTGCTTTCAAAACACATTTCGGACAACCACCTGTTGTATTTCGGACAGAATCCCGTGAAAAATGCAAAAGGAGTGAAATTCTCACGAACAAATAG
- a CDS encoding arylsulfatase: MRIRIYKWILCWSIMASSLQAETPNIVVIMADDVGLGDIGFQHKERTGGQKPFAETPNIDALAEAGMWFTDAHSPTSLCSPTRYAVMSGNYNYRSYAPWGVWGSFRETPIKPEDATLGRVAQHAGYKTGFVGKWHLGGDFHKKSSKEFYRGNDRGETDLDVDATEWISGGPQDMGFDYDFTLPTGVQGPFYVAYENGKWHPLSENSKLINLNKNTAKDPFFVSDKGPGTGDSEWDATEMNVILAEKAANFIRSNADEPFFLCYWSPAVHIPHTPPDSIDGKPIKGTTITRHLDMVRVLDLEVKEIVDALKETGEYDNTLIIFTSDNGGLWNSKNHENGHLSSGGWRGNKNAPHEGGQRVPFIAVWPGHIPAGSRSDALVNGTDILATIAAITGENLEDHQAMDSWNLLPAFRGSENFESREELMLQSGSRHELMFRQGPWKLIIDSNHHLTQMDPVALFNLETNPQEKESENLINNPEYKERAEAMFKRYMEIREGGERTAPKNS; the protein is encoded by the coding sequence ATGAGAATTCGGATTTATAAATGGATACTTTGCTGGTCAATCATGGCGAGCAGCCTCCAGGCAGAAACGCCTAACATCGTCGTGATTATGGCAGACGATGTTGGTCTGGGCGATATCGGCTTTCAACATAAGGAGCGCACTGGAGGACAAAAGCCCTTTGCGGAAACTCCCAACATCGATGCGCTCGCTGAAGCAGGCATGTGGTTCACCGATGCGCACTCCCCGACTTCGCTTTGCTCACCAACTCGCTACGCTGTGATGAGCGGCAATTATAATTACCGCTCTTACGCTCCATGGGGAGTCTGGGGTTCATTCCGGGAGACACCTATTAAACCAGAGGATGCCACCCTTGGCAGGGTTGCCCAACACGCAGGTTACAAAACAGGGTTTGTTGGCAAATGGCACCTGGGTGGAGATTTCCACAAGAAAAGCAGCAAGGAATTTTATCGCGGCAATGATCGCGGAGAAACCGATCTTGATGTCGATGCCACGGAGTGGATTTCCGGTGGACCGCAAGACATGGGCTTTGACTATGACTTCACGCTGCCAACTGGTGTTCAGGGACCATTCTACGTCGCTTATGAAAATGGAAAGTGGCACCCGCTTAGCGAAAACTCCAAGCTCATTAATTTGAATAAAAACACAGCGAAAGATCCCTTTTTCGTCTCTGACAAAGGTCCGGGAACAGGCGATTCTGAGTGGGACGCCACCGAGATGAATGTGATCCTTGCTGAAAAGGCAGCTAACTTCATCCGCTCAAATGCAGACGAACCTTTTTTCCTCTGCTACTGGTCACCGGCTGTTCACATTCCACACACACCACCAGATTCAATCGACGGCAAGCCTATCAAAGGCACGACAATCACACGACATCTCGACATGGTTCGTGTACTCGACTTGGAGGTAAAGGAAATTGTCGATGCCCTCAAGGAAACCGGCGAGTATGACAATACACTGATCATCTTTACTTCCGACAACGGAGGCCTCTGGAATAGTAAAAACCATGAGAACGGCCATCTCTCCAGTGGTGGATGGCGAGGCAATAAAAACGCTCCACATGAAGGCGGCCAACGCGTCCCCTTTATCGCAGTATGGCCGGGACATATCCCAGCCGGCTCGCGCTCGGATGCATTGGTCAACGGCACCGATATCCTGGCAACCATCGCTGCGATAACCGGCGAAAACCTTGAAGACCATCAAGCCATGGATTCATGGAATTTACTACCCGCTTTCCGAGGTAGTGAGAACTTCGAATCGCGTGAGGAGCTGATGCTTCAGTCAGGCAGCAGGCATGAGTTGATGTTCAGGCAAGGCCCATGGAAGCTGATCATCGATAGCAATCACCATCTTACTCAAATGGATCCGGTCGCACTCTTTAACCTCGAAACCAATCCTCAGGAAAAAGAGAGCGAAAATCTAATCAACAATCCTGAGTATAAGGAACGCGCTGAAGCCATGTTCAAACGATACATGGAAATCCGTGAAGGCGGTGAGCGTACTGCGCCGAAAAACTCATAA
- a CDS encoding sodium:solute symporter family protein: MQTLDWIIIALFVVILIGISVFTNRMTKSVAGFLSSERVAGRYLLTIAQSMAFVSAIGAVGGFEATYRNGIGGNWWGMLLMPVGIVLALSGWVTYRYRETRVLTMAQFLEVRYSRNFRVMAGVTAFISGILNCAVFPMVTTRFVIYFLGLPLEFNFLGLELSTYHTLMFVLVAAGVTLAIAGGQITIMVTDFFQGIIASAATLAILWFVMYKFGWNTIMDTLMASETVDVATTPDLLPTLERKQGVSMMNPFRQEGLPDFGVPYFVMMAILFVAKTGIWQGGAGYMTAARTPHEAKMGNILSSWRWLMIGLGSMAVSIASYTLVWNAQYAAEQEIIQASVNMISDPYLQSQMFVPIVIGNMLPAGLMGLFAIYMIGASVSTDDSAYHSWGSIFIQDIIMPFRKKPFTKEQHLKYLRFSIVGLGIFAYLFSSIWTMKDFIFMWFEITGAIYIGGASCAVIGGLYWSRSTTQGAWAGMITGSTLAVSSIVARQIWPEMKFPGTDTVINGIHLSIFAVAASYTIFIIVSLLTSEGRFNMDQLLHRGKYSIGDDHKKPTGQQSWILRKIGITHEFSFFDKVIYFSMIIWTGGWSIAFVSGTAYNLTHDVSSETWKNWWVVILGIQGVVAVITAIWYSLGGLRDVIRLIRDVKKADVNEVDDGVVHGHHSAADEKAGIPLDS, translated from the coding sequence ATGCAAACACTTGACTGGATAATCATCGCCCTATTTGTGGTCATTCTGATCGGAATTTCGGTCTTCACCAACCGGATGACCAAGTCCGTTGCAGGGTTTCTCTCATCTGAACGCGTCGCTGGACGCTATTTGCTAACCATTGCCCAAAGCATGGCATTTGTATCTGCCATTGGCGCAGTAGGCGGTTTTGAGGCCACCTATCGTAATGGAATCGGGGGAAACTGGTGGGGCATGCTACTGATGCCGGTGGGCATTGTTCTAGCCCTGTCGGGTTGGGTCACTTACCGCTACAGGGAAACCCGCGTGCTCACGATGGCCCAATTCCTCGAAGTGCGATACAGCCGGAACTTCCGCGTCATGGCCGGGGTAACTGCGTTCATCTCGGGAATTCTCAATTGCGCGGTATTCCCGATGGTCACGACCCGTTTCGTCATCTACTTCCTCGGCCTGCCACTAGAATTCAATTTCCTCGGCCTAGAGCTCTCGACCTATCACACGCTCATGTTTGTGCTCGTTGCTGCCGGAGTGACCCTGGCGATAGCAGGCGGCCAGATAACAATCATGGTGACTGACTTTTTCCAGGGCATCATCGCCAGTGCCGCAACCTTGGCCATTCTCTGGTTTGTCATGTATAAGTTCGGCTGGAATACCATCATGGACACGCTGATGGCTTCTGAAACCGTCGATGTCGCAACCACCCCGGACCTGCTTCCAACTTTGGAACGCAAACAAGGCGTTTCGATGATGAACCCATTCAGGCAGGAAGGTCTACCCGACTTTGGAGTGCCTTATTTCGTCATGATGGCAATTCTCTTTGTGGCCAAAACAGGAATCTGGCAGGGAGGTGCCGGCTACATGACGGCGGCCCGAACACCACATGAGGCAAAAATGGGTAACATCCTAAGCAGCTGGCGCTGGCTCATGATTGGTCTCGGCTCAATGGCAGTTTCTATCGCATCTTACACATTGGTTTGGAATGCACAATATGCAGCTGAGCAGGAAATTATTCAGGCCAGCGTGAACATGATCTCCGACCCATATCTACAGTCCCAGATGTTTGTCCCGATTGTGATTGGGAACATGCTTCCAGCCGGGTTAATGGGATTATTCGCCATTTATATGATTGGTGCTTCGGTTTCGACGGATGATTCAGCCTACCATTCATGGGGATCAATATTCATCCAGGATATCATCATGCCCTTCCGCAAAAAACCTTTTACCAAAGAGCAGCATCTGAAGTATTTGCGGTTCTCCATCGTCGGCCTGGGAATCTTTGCTTACCTCTTCAGCTCCATATGGACGATGAAAGACTTCATTTTCATGTGGTTCGAGATTACCGGAGCAATTTATATCGGTGGCGCATCCTGTGCGGTGATTGGAGGACTCTATTGGAGTCGCTCGACAACCCAAGGTGCCTGGGCTGGGATGATTACTGGAAGCACACTCGCCGTCAGTTCCATCGTTGCCCGTCAGATTTGGCCCGAGATGAAATTTCCCGGCACGGATACGGTCATCAATGGCATTCATCTCTCCATCTTCGCTGTCGCCGCATCTTACACCATCTTCATCATAGTCTCTCTATTGACCTCCGAAGGCCGCTTCAACATGGACCAACTTCTCCATCGTGGAAAATACTCAATTGGAGACGACCACAAGAAACCAACCGGTCAGCAATCATGGATTCTGAGAAAAATAGGCATCACGCATGAATTCTCCTTTTTCGACAAAGTCATTTACTTCTCGATGATTATCTGGACGGGGGGCTGGTCCATAGCATTCGTTTCAGGCACAGCTTATAATCTCACTCACGATGTCTCATCCGAAACCTGGAAGAACTGGTGGGTCGTTATTCTGGGCATCCAGGGAGTCGTCGCAGTCATTACTGCGATCTGGTATAGTCTAGGAGGATTACGTGATGTCATTCGCCTGATCCGCGATGTGAAGAAAGCGGATGTCAATGAAGTCGACGATGGTGTCGTTCACGGGCATCATTCCGCTGCAGATGAAAAAGCAGGAATACCACTCGATAGTTAA
- a CDS encoding sulfatase-like hydrolase/transferase has translation MITRYTFPPVRVWPCLLLALIMPLGLAAKERPPNVVLILIDDLSYFSWPAYGAKTVSSGQGHFKDVPVEMPNIDRLAEEGVRFNQAYVHPICEPTRVALMTGMHNGRNFLAPKAVHESQITFSDVFKKAGYATGMYGKWKQTRGTPSVPGNEYISQFGWDDYLCFDVTNDAKGWRRYLDPTLFKNGEQLHYTKDDLDPLTGRRYYGPDLCNRAALQFIDDHKDEPFFLYYPMILVHDEHTPTPDTVPASLYDDFDTKTKLEKWLLAGDDRTYFPDMLKYMDKMIGNIINKLDEDGLLDDTLIIVMGDNGGKEVFEYTMDDGTVFGGGKGHNRFHGEQIPLIFTMPGVIPQSSEGGMREYDGLFDGTDIYPTLMEACGIELPNAGKIDGVSAWQQIIGKEDAGHRDVIYKWANGNSRYDDLDTQVEFAHNAEFKRYAPHDKYPRGRFFDLRTDPYEHAGEKGRKVSWDNHFHSGLDLDSLTPEQQAAFDMLGEVLEENAYVPVEALQIQGDKTARVGHETHLHCRVIPANAMRNNVIWESSDPAIATVDKFGVLTPHAPGEVEINVYSWEDAEPLSNNGTVEYRRDGIKDILAVNIVK, from the coding sequence ATGATTACCCGTTACACTTTTCCGCCAGTGAGGGTCTGGCCCTGCTTGTTACTGGCGTTGATTATGCCTTTGGGGCTGGCTGCCAAGGAAAGACCGCCCAATGTCGTCCTTATCTTAATTGATGACTTAAGCTACTTCAGTTGGCCTGCCTATGGCGCAAAGACGGTTAGTTCCGGGCAGGGGCATTTCAAGGATGTCCCTGTTGAGATGCCGAACATTGATCGTCTGGCCGAAGAGGGAGTTCGGTTCAATCAAGCTTACGTCCATCCGATTTGCGAGCCAACTCGTGTTGCCCTGATGACTGGTATGCACAATGGGCGTAACTTTCTTGCTCCGAAAGCGGTTCATGAATCTCAGATCACATTCAGTGATGTTTTCAAAAAAGCCGGTTATGCCACAGGTATGTATGGCAAATGGAAACAGACTCGTGGCACGCCTTCAGTTCCGGGCAATGAATATATCTCACAGTTTGGTTGGGATGATTACCTATGTTTCGATGTCACCAATGATGCGAAGGGGTGGAGGCGTTACCTTGATCCGACTTTGTTTAAGAATGGAGAGCAGTTGCATTATACCAAAGATGATTTGGACCCACTGACCGGGCGTCGCTATTACGGTCCTGATCTTTGCAATCGTGCCGCCTTGCAATTCATCGATGACCATAAGGACGAGCCTTTCTTTCTTTATTATCCCATGATACTTGTCCATGACGAGCACACGCCGACTCCGGATACGGTTCCTGCTTCGCTCTATGATGATTTTGATACGAAGACCAAGTTGGAAAAATGGTTATTGGCTGGTGATGATCGTACCTATTTTCCTGATATGTTGAAGTACATGGACAAGATGATCGGTAATATTATCAACAAGCTGGATGAGGATGGTTTGTTGGACGATACGTTGATCATTGTCATGGGCGACAATGGGGGAAAAGAGGTTTTCGAATATACGATGGATGACGGCACCGTCTTCGGAGGTGGAAAAGGGCACAACCGTTTTCATGGAGAGCAAATCCCTTTGATTTTTACCATGCCGGGTGTCATTCCTCAAAGTTCGGAAGGCGGTATGCGTGAATATGACGGCCTCTTTGACGGTACGGATATTTATCCAACGCTCATGGAGGCCTGCGGTATTGAATTACCCAATGCTGGCAAAATCGATGGAGTCAGCGCCTGGCAGCAAATCATCGGGAAAGAGGATGCTGGTCATCGCGATGTCATTTACAAGTGGGCGAATGGAAATAGCCGCTATGATGATCTGGATACTCAGGTGGAATTTGCCCATAATGCTGAGTTCAAACGCTATGCGCCACATGATAAGTATCCCAGAGGCCGCTTTTTCGATTTACGGACAGATCCTTATGAGCATGCGGGGGAAAAAGGGAGAAAGGTGTCATGGGATAATCACTTTCATAGTGGCCTCGACCTGGATAGTCTCACTCCCGAGCAGCAGGCGGCATTTGATATGCTTGGAGAAGTGTTGGAGGAAAACGCTTATGTCCCTGTAGAGGCACTTCAGATACAAGGTGATAAAACGGCGCGGGTCGGTCACGAAACACATCTGCACTGCAGAGTGATTCCAGCAAATGCGATGCGCAACAATGTCATATGGGAATCGAGCGATCCTGCCATTGCGACCGTGGATAAGTTTGGTGTCCTAACTCCACATGCTCCAGGTGAAGTGGAGATCAATGTCTACTCATGGGAGGATGCAGAGCCGTTGTCGAACAACGGTACGGTCGAATACAGGCGCGATGGAATTAAAGACATCCTAGCAGTGAATATTGTGAAGTAA